The following proteins come from a genomic window of Pseudomonas sp. J452:
- a CDS encoding AAA family ATPase has product MLHTLAVGNYRSINNLVMPLGRLNLITGTNGSGKSNLYRALRLLAETAQGGVVNALARDGGLESTIWAGPETISRRMRNGEVPIQGGPRREVVRLRLGFAAEDFSYAISLGLPEPSSSAFSLDPEIKRECIWAGPCYRPAALLVDREGPMVRQREGRDWQVLAQHLPSYDSLFDQIGNDPGCPEVFQLRETIRRWRFYDHFRTDAEAPARQPQLGTRTPVLHHDGRDLAAALQTIREIGDRQALEQAIADAFPGSELSIDCQPGGRFSVALRQEGLLRPLSAAELSDGTLRYLLLVAALLTPRPPSLMVLNEPETSLHPDLLPALGRLIIEASRHTQVWVVSHASRLIAALEQHPECNSIVLDKSFGQTAIQGQSLLNEPAWHWPD; this is encoded by the coding sequence ATGCTTCATACCCTCGCCGTCGGCAACTACCGCTCTATCAACAACCTGGTGATGCCGCTGGGCCGGCTCAATCTGATCACCGGTACCAATGGTAGTGGCAAATCCAACCTCTACCGTGCCCTACGCCTGCTGGCCGAAACGGCCCAAGGTGGCGTAGTCAATGCTTTGGCTCGGGACGGCGGATTGGAGTCGACTATCTGGGCGGGGCCGGAAACGATCAGCCGGCGTATGCGTAACGGCGAAGTACCGATCCAGGGTGGTCCACGCCGAGAGGTCGTTCGACTGCGCCTGGGCTTCGCTGCTGAAGACTTCAGCTATGCCATTTCCCTAGGCCTGCCCGAGCCGTCGAGTTCGGCCTTCTCCCTCGACCCCGAGATCAAGCGCGAATGCATCTGGGCTGGCCCCTGCTATCGCCCAGCCGCCCTTCTGGTCGATCGCGAAGGGCCGATGGTGCGCCAGCGTGAGGGCCGTGACTGGCAGGTGCTGGCCCAGCATCTGCCCAGTTACGACAGCCTGTTCGACCAGATTGGCAACGACCCAGGCTGCCCAGAGGTATTCCAGCTACGCGAGACCATCCGCCGTTGGCGCTTTTACGATCACTTTCGTACCGACGCCGAGGCACCTGCCCGCCAGCCGCAACTGGGCACCCGCACGCCTGTGCTGCACCACGACGGGCGCGACCTGGCAGCCGCACTGCAGACTATCCGCGAAATTGGCGACCGCCAGGCCCTGGAACAGGCGATCGCCGACGCTTTCCCCGGTTCCGAATTGAGCATCGATTGCCAACCCGGTGGGCGCTTCAGCGTCGCCTTGCGCCAAGAAGGCCTGCTGCGCCCCCTGTCGGCAGCTGAGCTATCCGACGGCACCCTGCGCTACCTGCTGCTGGTGGCTGCCCTGCTCACCCCCAGACCGCCCTCGCTAATGGTGCTCAACGAGCCGGAAACCAGCCTGCATCCGGATCTGCTACCGGCGCTCGGGCGGCTGATCATCGAGGCTTCGCGGCATACCCAGGTGTGGGTGGTGTCCCACGCCAGTCGGCTGATCGCCGCACTGGAACAACACCCGGAATGCAACTCCATCGTCCTCGACAAAAGCTTCGGACAGACCGCCATCCAGGGCCAGAGCCTGCTCAATGAACCCGCTTGGCACTGGCCGGATTAG
- a CDS encoding SDR family oxidoreductase, which translates to MSQPVVLITGCSSGIGRALADAFHGAGYRVWACARKAADLSALSAAGFVAVQLDVNDAQAVQQAATRLQQEAGRLDVLINNAGYGAMGPLLDGGADGMRQQFETNVFSLVELTRACFPLLRASRGLVVNIGSISSVLVTPFAGTYCASKAAVHALSDALRMELAPFAIAVMEVQPGAIASSFGNNASQAAEQLLNDSSPWWPLRDGIRARANASQDKPTPASAFAADLLAAVQRPKRPALLRLGHGCRSLPLLAFLLPRTLLQAVLKKRFGLNQKLV; encoded by the coding sequence ATGAGCCAGCCCGTGGTACTGATCACCGGATGTTCCAGCGGCATCGGCCGCGCCCTGGCCGACGCCTTCCACGGCGCCGGTTACCGGGTCTGGGCCTGTGCGCGCAAAGCCGCTGACCTCAGCGCGCTGAGCGCCGCCGGTTTCGTCGCCGTGCAGCTGGACGTCAACGATGCCCAGGCCGTGCAACAGGCGGCCACCCGCCTGCAACAAGAAGCCGGGCGCCTCGATGTGCTGATCAACAATGCCGGCTACGGCGCCATGGGCCCGCTGCTCGATGGCGGCGCCGATGGCATGCGCCAGCAGTTCGAGACCAACGTGTTCAGCCTGGTCGAGCTGACCCGCGCCTGCTTCCCCCTGCTGCGCGCCAGCCGCGGTCTGGTGGTGAATATCGGCAGCATCTCCAGCGTACTGGTGACCCCGTTCGCCGGCACCTACTGTGCCTCCAAGGCCGCCGTACATGCGCTCTCCGATGCCCTGCGCATGGAGCTGGCGCCATTTGCCATCGCGGTCATGGAAGTGCAGCCAGGCGCCATCGCTTCGAGCTTCGGCAACAATGCCAGCCAGGCCGCGGAACAGCTGCTCAACGACAGCTCACCCTGGTGGCCGCTGCGCGACGGCATCCGCGCCCGCGCCAATGCCTCCCAGGACAAACCGACCCCGGCCAGCGCGTTCGCCGCCGACCTGCTCGCCGCCGTGCAACGCCCCAAGCGCCCGGCCCTGCTGCGCCTCGGCCATGGCTGCCGCAGCCTGCCCTTGCTGGCCTTCCTGCTGCCGCGCACACTGCTGCAGGCCGTGCTGAAGAAACGCTTCGGCCTCAATCAGAAGCTTGTCTGA
- a CDS encoding DMT family transporter, with translation MNLSLYLLTVLIWGTTWIALKLQLGEVAIPVSIAYRFALAALVLFAILLLSGRLQPMNRRGQLICLAQGLCLFCINFMCFYTASQWIPSGLVAVIFSTATLWNALNARIFMGRRIAANVLAGGALGMLGLGLLFWPQLAGHEASRESLIGLGLALIGTLCFSAGNLLSSLQQQAGLRPLTTNAWGMLYGALLLVGYCLVSDIPFTFEYSTRYVGTLLYLAIPGSVIGFTAYLTLVGRLGPERAAYCTVLFPVVALNISVFAEGYQWTAPALFGLLLVMLGNVLVFRQPRSVASPQADRA, from the coding sequence ATGAACCTGTCGTTGTACCTGTTGACCGTCCTGATCTGGGGCACCACCTGGATCGCCCTCAAGCTGCAGCTGGGCGAGGTGGCCATTCCGGTGTCCATCGCCTACCGCTTCGCCCTGGCGGCCCTGGTGCTGTTCGCCATTCTGCTGCTCAGCGGCCGCCTGCAACCGATGAACCGCCGGGGCCAGCTGATCTGCCTGGCGCAGGGCCTGTGCCTGTTCTGCATCAACTTCATGTGCTTCTACACCGCCAGCCAGTGGATTCCCAGCGGGCTGGTGGCGGTGATCTTCTCCACCGCGACCCTGTGGAATGCCCTTAATGCACGGATCTTCATGGGCCGGCGGATCGCCGCCAATGTGCTGGCCGGCGGCGCGTTGGGCATGCTCGGCCTGGGCCTGCTGTTCTGGCCGCAACTGGCGGGCCACGAGGCCAGCCGCGAAAGCCTGATCGGCCTGGGCCTGGCGCTGATCGGTACGCTGTGTTTCTCCGCCGGCAACCTGCTGTCCAGCCTGCAGCAGCAGGCCGGCCTACGACCGCTGACCACCAATGCCTGGGGCATGCTCTACGGCGCGTTGCTGCTGGTCGGTTACTGCCTGGTCAGCGACATCCCGTTCACCTTCGAGTACAGCACGCGCTATGTCGGCACCCTGCTGTACCTGGCGATTCCCGGCTCGGTGATCGGCTTCACCGCCTACCTGACCCTGGTCGGGCGCCTCGGCCCGGAACGTGCGGCCTACTGCACCGTGCTGTTCCCGGTGGTGGCGCTGAATATCTCGGTGTTCGCCGAGGGCTACCAGTGGACGGCGCCAGCGTTGTTCGGCCTGCTGCTGGTGATGCTGGGCAATGTGCTGGTGTTCCGCCAGCCGCGCTCGGTGGCCAGTCCGCAGGCAGATCGAGCCTAA